Proteins encoded in a region of the Zea mays cultivar B73 chromosome 4, Zm-B73-REFERENCE-NAM-5.0, whole genome shotgun sequence genome:
- the LOC100285130 gene encoding 60S ribosomal protein L7-like: MGAGGEEAPRIIVPMAVEGTPNQLAFVEESKLQKRKENVDWAVRNRERRAAKRQRIRDEHKVAVRRPEEFVTAFRNKERDFLRMRTRIKVRSQPPVEALGSRLVFAIRIPGSVDLHPHIRKVLRKLRLTKVLTGVFLRATELTLKRLLVVEPFVTYGFPNLKSVKELIYKKGRGFFDMEPFPLTSNDLIEKALGDHGIICLEDLVYEIATVGPHFREASRFLMPFQLKCPERRLQMKRKPYRDGGDSGNRGDKVNELIEKLN; the protein is encoded by the exons ATGGGTGCCGgtggggaggaagcgccgcggatAATCGTGCCTATGGCGGTGGAGGGTACCCCGAATCAGCTGGCGTTTGTAGAGGAGTCGAAGCTGCAGAAGCGCAAGGAGAACGTGGACTGGGCCGTGAGGAACCGGGAGCGCAGggcggccaagcgccagcgcatcCGCGACGAGCACAAGGTCGCCGTCAGGCGGCCCGAGGAGTTCGTCACCGCGTTCCGCAACAAGGAGCGCGACTTCCTGCGGATGAGGACCCGCATCAAGGTCCGCAGCCAGCCGCCCGTCGAGGCGCTCGGCTCCAGGCTCGTCTTCGCGATTCGCATCCCTGG CTCCGTGGACTTGCACCCGCACATCAGGAAGGTTTTGAGGAAACTACGACTGACGAAGGTCCTCACTGGGGTGTTCCTCAGGGCCACCGAGTTGACGCTGAAGAGGCTGCTTGTGGTCGAACCCTTTGTCACATACGG GTTTCCGAACTTAAAGAGTGTGAAAGAGCTTATCTACAAGAAGGGCCGCGGGTTCTTTGACATGGAACCTTTCCCTCTTACCAGCAACGATCTAATTGAGAAG GCTCTTGGAGATCATGGCATCATATGCTTGGAAGACCTTGTGTACGAGATCGCCACTGTAGGCCCGCACTTCCGAGAAGCATCGAGGTTCCTCATGCCCTTCCAGCTCAAGTGTCCGGAGAGGAGGCTGCAGATGAAGAGGAAACCGTACAGGGATGGTGGCGACTCAGGCAACCGGGGCGACAAAGTCAACGAACTAATTGAAAAATTGAATTAA
- the LOC110485089 gene encoding rpL38, with protein sequence MPKQIYEIKDFLLTARRKDARSVKIKRSKDVVKFKVRCSKYLYTLCVFDAEKANKLKQSLPPGLTVEEV encoded by the exons ATG CCGAAGCAGATCTATGAGATTAAGGACTTCCTCCTCACCGCGAGGAGGAAGGATGCCCGCTcagtgaagatcaagaggagcaagGATGTTGTCAAGTTCAAGGTGCGCTGCTCCAAGTACTTGTACACGCTCTGCGTCTTCGATGCTGAGAAGGCAAACAAGTTGAAGCAATCTCTTCCCCCAG GTTTGACCGTCGAGGAGGTCTGA